Proteins from one Ipomoea triloba cultivar NCNSP0323 chromosome 1, ASM357664v1 genomic window:
- the LOC116022791 gene encoding uncharacterized protein LOC116022791 has product MKGGKATQNRFLRFLALPMRCLSRTRDCYINGMNNYAVVNQPKAPSRVQRSYSVSSQGSNDSEDYRELLKAASMRGMEGRIELERLMQQYMKQQQAAAAAMAMRSSQRVRRSSSVAMGRIDEESGAGEDDSNHGVDEMKYPRSKSYAVNNKRSTVIGF; this is encoded by the coding sequence ATGAAAGGAGGAAAGGCGACTCAGAACAGATTCCTGAGATTTCTTGCTTTGCCGATGAGGTGTTTATCGAGGACGAGAGATTGTTACATTAACGGGATGAACAATTACGCGGTGGTGAACCAGCCGAAGGCGCCGAGTAGGGTTCAACGGAGCTACAGTGTGAGCTCGCAGGGGTCAAACGACAGCGAGGATTACCGGGAGCTTCTGAAGGCGGCGTCGATGCGCGGCATGGAGGGAAGGATCGAGCTGGAGAGGCTGATGCAGCAGTACATGAAGCAGCAGCAGGCGGCGGCTGCGGCGATGGCTATGAGGTCGTCGCAGAGGGTGCGGCGGAGCAGCAGCGTCGCGATGGGGAGGATCGACGAGGAGAGCGGTGCGGGCGAGGATGATAGTAATCATGGCGTGGATGAGATGAAGTATCCCAGAAGCAAAAGCTACGCCGTTAACAACAAGAGGAGTACAGTCATTgggttttga